The genome window CGCCGAGCGCATAGTTGCCGCCGCGCGCGCTTTCCACGACGAGCCCTTCCGCGATCAACGCGCCGACGATGCGATACACGGTCGGGCGCGGATAGCCGCTTTGCGCCGCCAGATGCGCGATGGTCGGCGGCTCGGCGGCATCGGCGATCAACTGGAGCACCGCCATGAACTTGGAGAACGCGGCGGTGCCGGTCGCGCGGGCGGCGTCGAGCGAGGCGGAGTCGGAAGCCATGCGCAAACGCTCAGGCGACGAGATAGCCGCCATCGACCGGAACGATCGCGCCGGTCATGAACGCCGCCGCGGGCGAGGCCAGAAACGCGACGACGCGCGCCACGTCTTCCGGCAAGCCCCAGCGCTTCATCGGCGTGCGCTCGAGAATCGCCTGCGAACGGCCGCCGTCGTCCTGAAGCGCCTGCGTGAGCGGGGTCGCGATCCAGCCGGGCGCGACCGCGTTCACGCGGATGCCGTCCGCCGCGTAGGCGATGGCGAGCGACTTCGTCAACTGCGCGACGCCGCCCTTGCTCGCGCTGTACGCGGGCACGAGGCCGCCGCCGAAAAACGTCAGCATCGACGCCGTGTTGACGATCGTTCCGCCGCTTTGCGCGAGCAGCGCGCGCGCGGCGGCGCACATGCGCATCGTGCCGTTTAGGTTCACGGCGATCACGCGCTCGAAGGTTTCGATGTCGTGCTCGTCGCCGCGCTTGATCATGCCCGCGCAGTTGACGAGGACATCCAGCGTATCGAGGCGCGCGAAGAGGTCGGCGGCGCTCGCGGCATCGGCGACATCGAGCGCGGCGACTTCGATGCCGCCGCCGAGCGCGTCGCGCTGCGCATCGGTCGGAGCGATGCCCGCCGCGATCACGCGCGCGCCGAGCGCGGCGAACTGCTGCGCGATGCCCGCGCCGATGCCCTGCGTGCCGCCCGTGACGACAACGGTCTTGCCCTTGAAGAGATCAGCCTGGAAAGTCATATCGGTCATGA of Caballeronia sp. Lep1P3 contains these proteins:
- a CDS encoding SDR family NAD(P)-dependent oxidoreductase, which encodes MTFQADLFKGKTVVVTGGTQGIGAGIAQQFAALGARVIAAGIAPTDAQRDALGGGIEVAALDVADAASAADLFARLDTLDVLVNCAGMIKRGDEHDIETFERVIAVNLNGTMRMCAAARALLAQSGGTIVNTASMLTFFGGGLVPAYSASKGGVAQLTKSLAIAYAADGIRVNAVAPGWIATPLTQALQDDGGRSQAILERTPMKRWGLPEDVARVVAFLASPAAAFMTGAIVPVDGGYLVA